Proteins encoded within one genomic window of Pseudomonas cannabina:
- a CDS encoding ABC transporter permease, with protein MIGWALRRLTQSLLVILLMTVVVFVGLNAIGNPMDILVGEDLNQAERLQAIAHLGLDQPLWQQYLIFLKGAVHGNLGQSFVYHEDAMRLILQRLPATFELAFSALFLAVVIGVPLGMFAGLYPDHPLSRLMMAASIVGFSLPAFWVALMMIMLFSITLGWLPASGRGETREWLGVQWSWLTLDGLQHLLLPALNLALFKISLVLRLTRAGVREVLPQEFVKFARAKGLSPMRVMCMHVMRNTMIPVVTVLAMELGSTIAYAVVTESIFAWPGAGKLILDSINMLDRPVVVAYLMVVVVIFVVLNLIVDGLYYLLDPRVRIEASR; from the coding sequence ATGATCGGCTGGGCGCTGCGCCGCTTGACCCAGTCGTTGTTGGTCATTTTGCTGATGACGGTGGTGGTGTTCGTCGGCCTGAATGCCATTGGCAACCCGATGGACATTCTGGTCGGCGAAGACCTCAATCAGGCCGAACGCCTGCAGGCCATCGCGCACCTGGGGCTGGACCAGCCGCTGTGGCAGCAATACCTGATCTTTCTCAAGGGCGCAGTGCACGGCAATCTGGGCCAGAGCTTCGTTTACCACGAAGACGCCATGCGCCTGATCCTCCAGCGTCTGCCCGCGACCTTCGAACTGGCGTTCAGCGCGCTGTTTCTGGCGGTGGTGATCGGCGTGCCGCTGGGCATGTTCGCCGGGCTGTACCCCGATCATCCGCTGTCCCGTCTGATGATGGCTGCCAGCATCGTTGGCTTTTCGCTGCCGGCGTTCTGGGTGGCGTTGATGATGATCATGCTGTTCTCGATCACGCTGGGCTGGCTACCGGCCAGCGGTCGCGGCGAAACCCGTGAATGGCTTGGTGTGCAATGGTCCTGGCTGACCCTCGACGGCTTGCAACATCTGCTGTTGCCCGCGCTTAACCTGGCGTTGTTCAAGATTTCACTGGTATTGCGCCTGACCCGTGCCGGCGTGCGCGAGGTGCTGCCGCAGGAATTCGTCAAGTTCGCCCGCGCCAAAGGCCTGTCGCCGATGCGCGTGATGTGCATGCACGTCATGCGCAACACCATGATCCCGGTGGTGACCGTGCTGGCCATGGAGCTCGGCTCGACCATTGCCTACGCCGTGGTTACCGAAAGCATCTTTGCCTGGCCGGGTGCCGGCAAGCTGATTCTCGACAGCATCAACATGCTCGACCGGCCGGTGGTGGTCGCTTACCTGATGGTGGTTGTGGTGATTTTCGTGGTGCTCAACCTGATCGTCGACGGCCTGTATTACCTGCTGGACCCCCGCGTCCGCATTGAGGCATCCCGATGA
- a CDS encoding ABC transporter ATP-binding protein, whose translation MSVPEVSSVAASVEQPTLEVRDLCTSFHTRAGVLPAVRNVSLRVQPGRILGLVGESGSGKSVTGFSILGLVDEPGRISGGQVLFKGRDLTKLSAGQLREIQGNRVAMIFQDPMMTLNPVLRVDTQMIEAVRAHSTLGKREAREHASRTLALMGIASPEERLRAYPHQLSGGMRQRVAIAIALLHAPDLIIADEPTTALDVTIQAQILSEVQKLVREQGTSLIWITHDLSVVAGLADDVAVMYAGRIVEQGSVADVLDSPQHPYTQGLIDSLPSRNRRGQRLRQIPGMAPDLLSMPVGCAFAARCSRASAACAQDPEPREIRPGHSVRCFYPGAAADAQ comes from the coding sequence ATGAGTGTGCCTGAAGTGTCGTCCGTGGCTGCCTCGGTGGAGCAACCGACCCTGGAGGTGCGCGATCTGTGCACGTCGTTTCATACCCGTGCCGGTGTGCTGCCTGCGGTGCGCAATGTGTCGTTGCGCGTGCAGCCAGGGCGCATTCTCGGGCTGGTCGGTGAGTCGGGGTCGGGCAAATCGGTCACCGGCTTCTCGATCCTCGGTCTGGTGGATGAACCGGGGCGCATCAGTGGTGGCCAGGTGCTGTTCAAGGGCCGTGACCTGACAAAGCTCTCCGCCGGGCAACTGCGCGAAATTCAGGGCAATCGGGTCGCAATGATTTTTCAGGACCCGATGATGACCCTCAATCCGGTGCTGCGGGTCGACACGCAAATGATCGAAGCCGTGCGCGCGCACAGCACGCTAGGCAAGCGCGAAGCCCGTGAACACGCCAGCCGCACGCTGGCGTTGATGGGCATTGCCAGCCCCGAAGAGCGCCTGCGCGCCTACCCGCATCAGCTGTCCGGCGGCATGCGCCAGCGGGTGGCGATTGCCATTGCGCTGCTGCATGCGCCGGACCTGATCATCGCCGACGAGCCGACCACCGCACTGGACGTGACCATTCAGGCGCAGATCCTCAGCGAAGTGCAGAAGCTGGTGCGTGAGCAAGGCACCTCTCTGATCTGGATCACCCACGACCTGTCGGTGGTGGCTGGTCTGGCTGACGATGTGGCGGTGATGTACGCCGGGCGTATCGTCGAGCAAGGCTCGGTCGCTGATGTGCTGGATAGCCCGCAACATCCCTACACACAAGGCTTGATCGACAGCCTGCCAAGCCGCAACCGGCGCGGGCAGCGTTTGCGGCAGATTCCCGGCATGGCGCCGGATCTGCTGTCTATGCCTGTTGGCTGCGCATTTGCCGCGCGCTGCTCCAGAGCATCGGCAGCGTGCGCGCAGGACCCTGAACCACGCGAGATTCGGCCGGGCCATTCGGTTCGCTGCTTTTATCCAGGAGCTGCTGCCGATGCCCAGTGA
- a CDS encoding ABC transporter substrate-binding protein, which produces MKPLVRSLLASALVLAAGSVSAQDLRIGYADPVSSLDPQLNNYAGDRSVALHAFESLVSRRDDKTLPGLAKRWKVIDDTTWEFALRDDVKWQDGTPLTADDLVFSFERARSVPGSVASYAGAMRTVEAVNAKDDHTLIIKTRQPNANLLPDVDSIYIVSRHAGATASSADYNSGKAMIGTGPYRFVSYVPGDRTIFARNDSYWGAKPTWDKVDFRFIANAANRTAALLAGDVDVIDKVSPTDVERLRKTPGVNVFAYQGLRALIIQPSFRVGPNEFIRDNVGKPLAENPLLDVRVRKALSLAINRPAIDERIMQGTVTEANQWMPANTFGYNPDIKNIPYDVKQAKDLLAQAGFPEGFQLTVHVPGDRYPQAPEVMQAVAQFWIRIGVKVQLEVLPWAVYAGKANKNELAISVIAWGNGTGEAAYALTNILTTVDSSKGQGASNWGHYSNPLVDKALADSTAEFDEAKRRKILQDSVKVVSDDVGIIPLFHYQNIWAARKGLKVEPLVSDRTAATMVTEQP; this is translated from the coding sequence ATGAAACCACTCGTTCGCTCGTTGCTGGCCTCGGCCCTCGTGCTGGCCGCCGGCAGTGTTTCGGCGCAAGACCTGCGCATCGGTTATGCCGACCCGGTCTCGTCGCTCGATCCGCAACTGAACAACTACGCCGGCGACCGCTCGGTGGCGCTGCACGCCTTTGAATCGCTGGTCAGCCGCCGCGACGACAAGACCCTTCCAGGCCTCGCGAAAAGATGGAAAGTCATCGACGACACCACCTGGGAATTTGCCCTGCGTGATGACGTGAAATGGCAGGACGGCACGCCGCTGACCGCCGACGATCTGGTGTTCTCCTTCGAGCGCGCGCGCAGCGTGCCCGGCAGCGTCGCGTCTTACGCCGGCGCCATGCGCACCGTCGAAGCTGTCAACGCCAAGGATGATCACACGCTGATCATCAAAACCCGCCAGCCCAACGCCAACCTGCTGCCAGACGTGGACTCGATCTACATCGTCAGCCGCCACGCGGGCGCCACCGCCAGCAGCGCCGATTACAATTCGGGTAAAGCCATGATCGGCACCGGACCTTATCGCTTTGTGTCCTATGTGCCGGGCGACCGCACGATCTTTGCCCGTAACGACAGTTACTGGGGCGCGAAGCCAACCTGGGACAAGGTCGATTTCCGCTTCATCGCCAACGCAGCCAATCGCACAGCGGCTTTGCTGGCGGGTGATGTGGACGTAATCGACAAGGTGTCGCCAACCGACGTCGAGCGCTTGCGCAAAACGCCTGGCGTCAACGTCTTCGCCTATCAGGGCTTGCGGGCGCTGATCATTCAGCCGAGCTTCCGCGTTGGCCCGAACGAGTTCATCCGTGACAACGTGGGCAAGCCATTGGCCGAGAACCCGCTGCTGGATGTAAGAGTGCGCAAGGCGCTGTCTCTGGCGATCAACCGTCCGGCCATTGACGAGCGGATCATGCAGGGCACGGTCACTGAGGCCAATCAGTGGATGCCGGCCAACACCTTCGGTTACAACCCGGACATCAAAAACATCCCGTATGACGTCAAACAGGCCAAGGATCTGCTGGCACAGGCAGGTTTTCCCGAAGGCTTCCAACTGACCGTACACGTACCGGGTGACCGTTACCCGCAAGCGCCCGAAGTCATGCAGGCCGTCGCGCAGTTCTGGATACGAATCGGCGTCAAAGTGCAGTTGGAAGTGTTGCCATGGGCCGTTTACGCCGGCAAGGCGAACAAGAATGAACTGGCGATCAGCGTGATCGCCTGGGGTAATGGCACGGGAGAAGCGGCTTACGCCCTGACCAACATTCTGACCACGGTCGACAGCAGCAAAGGGCAGGGCGCATCCAACTGGGGCCACTACAGTAACCCGCTGGTGGACAAGGCGCTGGCCGATTCGACGGCTGAATTCGATGAAGCCAAACGCCGCAAGATCCTTCAGGACTCGGTAAAAGTGGTCAGCGACGACGTCGGCATCATTCCGCTGTTCCATTACCAGAACATCTGGGCTGCGCGCAAAGGCCTGAAAGTCGAGCCGCTGGTCAGCGACCGCACGGCAGCGACCATGGTCACCGAACAGCCTTGA
- a CDS encoding LysR family transcriptional regulator — protein sequence MDLRQLEAFAAVMSAGSVTAAGKMLGRSQPSVTRVIQELEQELGFALFERSGPKVTPTHKAFMMYGEVESALLSVRNIRQRAQHIAQEENHQIKLVAISALAAGLLPAALSRLPEALRPQQIQLQSMSPENVVQAVLSKTMDLGAVSLPLEHRGLEIHWIGEAPCVAVLPADSELTAHDILSIELLRQQTLITMANPYRFRRRIDKAFHDAGGEPPRMLDTNTSLIAMQMARAGLGIALVDPFTAMGVPVQGVVVRPIACNIPFFFGLISAFASPLSDVARALIDEIAASAKILLPEMVMHKASAHDALLQSIYAE from the coding sequence ATGGATTTGCGTCAACTCGAAGCGTTTGCAGCAGTGATGTCGGCAGGCAGTGTCACCGCTGCCGGGAAAATGCTGGGCCGCTCCCAGCCATCGGTCACCCGGGTCATCCAGGAACTGGAGCAGGAGCTGGGTTTTGCCCTGTTCGAGCGCAGCGGGCCGAAGGTCACGCCGACTCACAAGGCGTTCATGATGTATGGCGAGGTCGAAAGCGCCTTGCTGAGCGTCCGTAACATTCGCCAGCGTGCGCAGCATATCGCTCAGGAAGAAAATCATCAGATCAAACTGGTGGCGATCTCGGCGCTGGCGGCAGGGCTGCTGCCCGCTGCACTGTCGCGACTGCCGGAGGCGCTGCGTCCGCAGCAGATTCAGCTGCAAAGCATGTCCCCGGAAAATGTCGTTCAGGCTGTGCTGTCGAAGACCATGGACCTGGGCGCCGTCAGCCTGCCGCTGGAACATCGCGGGTTGGAGATTCACTGGATCGGCGAGGCACCCTGCGTGGCGGTGCTGCCTGCCGACTCCGAGCTGACCGCCCATGACATCCTGTCGATAGAACTGCTGCGCCAACAGACCCTGATCACCATGGCCAATCCGTATCGATTTCGGCGGCGGATCGATAAGGCTTTTCACGATGCAGGCGGCGAGCCACCGCGCATGCTGGACACCAATACCTCGCTGATCGCCATGCAGATGGCCAGGGCCGGGCTCGGCATCGCACTGGTCGACCCGTTCACGGCCATGGGCGTACCGGTGCAAGGCGTGGTGGTCAGGCCGATTGCCTGCAATATTCCGTTCTTCTTCGGCTTGATATCGGCGTTCGCCAGTCCGCTATCGGACGTCGCGAGGGCATTGATCGATGAAATCGCCGCGTCCGCAAAAATCCTCCTGCCCGAAATGGTCATGCACAAAGCCAGTGCTCATGACGCCCTGTTGCAGAGCATTTATGCCGAGTGA
- a CDS encoding sterol desaturase family protein yields MALNALVFLATLIGMEGFALVAHKYVMHGWGWGWHRSHHEPRSGWFEKNDLYAVVFAGVAIVLIALGTQGMHPLEWIGAGMTGYGLLYFIVHDGLVHNRWPWRWVPRAGYVKRLYQAHLMHHAVSGKERCVSFGFLYAPAPARLKAQLRAMHGGPLNKRDEDAATDRQDAAQSVARER; encoded by the coding sequence ATGGCACTCAACGCACTGGTGTTTCTTGCCACGCTCATCGGCATGGAAGGTTTCGCACTCGTTGCTCACAAGTACGTGATGCACGGCTGGGGCTGGGGCTGGCATCGCTCGCACCATGAGCCTCGCAGCGGCTGGTTCGAAAAAAATGATTTGTATGCCGTGGTGTTTGCCGGCGTGGCCATTGTGCTGATCGCACTGGGCACGCAGGGTATGCACCCGCTGGAATGGATCGGTGCGGGCATGACGGGCTATGGTCTGCTGTATTTCATCGTGCATGACGGGCTGGTTCATAACCGCTGGCCATGGCGATGGGTGCCACGCGCGGGTTACGTCAAGCGCCTGTATCAGGCGCACTTGATGCACCACGCGGTGTCCGGCAAGGAGCGATGCGTGTCGTTCGGTTTTCTGTATGCGCCCGCACCTGCACGGCTCAAGGCGCAGTTGCGGGCCATGCACGGTGGCCCGCTCAACAAGCGTGACGAGGACGCTGCCACAGATCGGCAGGACGCTGCGCAAAGTGTCGCCCGCGAACGCTAG
- a CDS encoding ABC transporter permease → MNVTVKLAPAHTLLQAQSPWRRVIVEFMSSTTAVIGLLLLLVIVLIAAFAPWIVVQNPYDLMQLNVMDARMPPGSLNMDSGYTYWLGTDGQGRDLVSAIIYGLRISLWVGIGSALIAAVIGTLLGLMSAYVGGWVDALLMRLVDLLLSFPVILMALMILAWLGKGVGNVMLTLILLEWAYYARTARGQALTESRREYVDAARGQGVGPLRIVIGHILPNCLPPLIVIGALQIARAITLEATLSFLGLGVPVTEPSLGLLIANGFQYMLSNEYWISLFPGLALLITIVAINLVGDRLRDVLNPRLQR, encoded by the coding sequence ATGAACGTCACTGTAAAGCTCGCGCCGGCCCATACCCTGTTGCAGGCTCAGTCGCCCTGGCGTCGGGTGATTGTTGAATTCATGAGTTCTACCACCGCAGTAATCGGTTTGCTGCTGTTACTGGTCATTGTGCTGATCGCAGCCTTCGCACCGTGGATCGTAGTGCAGAACCCTTATGACCTGATGCAGCTCAACGTGATGGATGCGCGCATGCCGCCCGGCAGCCTGAACATGGACAGCGGCTACACCTATTGGCTGGGCACCGACGGGCAAGGCCGCGATCTGGTCTCGGCGATTATCTACGGCCTGCGCATCAGCCTGTGGGTCGGCATCGGCTCGGCTTTGATCGCGGCAGTGATCGGCACATTGCTGGGGCTGATGTCCGCGTATGTCGGCGGCTGGGTCGATGCGTTGTTGATGCGTCTGGTCGACCTGCTGCTGTCGTTTCCGGTGATTCTGATGGCGCTGATGATTCTGGCCTGGCTGGGCAAGGGCGTCGGCAACGTGATGCTCACCCTGATTCTGCTCGAATGGGCCTATTACGCGCGCACCGCCCGAGGTCAGGCGCTCACCGAAAGCCGTCGCGAATACGTCGATGCAGCGCGCGGGCAGGGCGTTGGTCCGTTGCGTATCGTGATCGGGCACATCCTGCCCAACTGCCTGCCGCCGCTGATCGTGATTGGCGCCTTGCAGATCGCTCGCGCCATCACCCTCGAAGCGACCCTGTCGTTTCTCGGCCTGGGTGTGCCGGTCACCGAGCCCTCACTGGGGCTGCTGATCGCCAACGGCTTTCAATACATGCTCAGCAATGAATACTGGATCAGCCTGTTTCCGGGGCTGGCGCTGCTGATTACCATCGTCGCGATCAATCTGGTCGGCGACCGCCTGCGCGACGTCCTGAACCCGAGGTTGCAGCGATGA
- a CDS encoding NAD(P)-binding domain-containing protein, giving the protein MSDVNAPAGLAALEARLQQDLAWLDLPAKPWVKPRKSAGQAVLDVAIIGGGMAGLALAAELRHLGVSAVIFDQSPTGFEGPWATTARMETLRSPKQLTGPALGLPALTFRAWYEAQLGVAGWAALDKIPRLQWAEYLRWYRKVLALDVRNENRVSRVAPRADGLIELDLTTPVQTQFMLARHVVLATGRDGLGGPWVPDFARQLPKHLWTHSAAGLQDDWFEGKRVAVIGGGASAMDSAATALEAGAQRVDLLIRRAELPRVNKGKGVGNPGMVHGYWRLPDIWKWRIRHYLNTQQVPPPRGSTLRVCNSGRARFLLDNPVLAVEANPAGGVWLHTPNARIEADFVVFATGFRTDFEQRPEFSPFSSHIRLWQDRFNAPPGEADTELAVLPDLGNCFEFQERTPGACPGLNHIHCFSYPAALSYGAVSGDISAISEGSKRLAHALVGLLFNDDIALHFQSMREYAEPELLGDEWVASAPAAEELRP; this is encoded by the coding sequence ATGTCCGATGTAAACGCACCTGCCGGTCTCGCGGCGCTGGAAGCTCGCCTGCAGCAGGATCTGGCGTGGCTGGATCTGCCCGCAAAACCTTGGGTCAAACCGAGAAAGAGTGCCGGGCAGGCCGTGCTCGATGTAGCGATCATCGGCGGCGGCATGGCGGGCCTTGCGCTGGCTGCCGAGCTGCGGCATCTGGGCGTGTCGGCGGTGATTTTCGATCAGTCGCCGACGGGGTTCGAAGGGCCTTGGGCGACTACCGCGCGCATGGAAACCCTGCGCTCGCCGAAACAGTTGACCGGCCCGGCGCTGGGTTTGCCGGCACTGACCTTTCGCGCTTGGTACGAAGCGCAGTTAGGTGTTGCTGGCTGGGCCGCGCTGGACAAGATTCCGCGTTTGCAATGGGCCGAGTACCTGCGCTGGTATCGTAAGGTGCTGGCGCTGGATGTACGCAATGAAAACCGGGTCAGCAGGGTCGCGCCCAGAGCGGACGGCCTCATTGAACTGGACCTCACGACACCCGTGCAGACGCAGTTCATGCTGGCTCGGCACGTCGTGCTCGCGACCGGACGTGATGGCCTGGGTGGTCCTTGGGTACCGGATTTCGCCCGGCAATTGCCGAAGCATTTATGGACGCACTCGGCCGCCGGTTTGCAGGATGACTGGTTCGAAGGCAAGCGCGTCGCCGTGATTGGCGGCGGAGCGTCGGCCATGGACAGCGCGGCCACTGCACTGGAAGCCGGTGCGCAGCGGGTCGATTTGTTGATTCGTCGCGCCGAGCTGCCACGTGTCAACAAAGGCAAGGGCGTTGGTAATCCGGGCATGGTTCACGGCTACTGGCGCTTGCCGGATATCTGGAAGTGGCGCATCCGCCATTACCTCAACACCCAGCAAGTGCCTCCGCCACGGGGCAGTACGCTCAGGGTTTGCAATTCAGGCAGGGCGCGCTTTCTGCTGGATAATCCAGTGCTTGCGGTCGAAGCAAACCCGGCGGGCGGAGTCTGGCTGCACACCCCGAACGCCCGCATCGAAGCGGATTTCGTGGTTTTCGCTACCGGGTTTCGTACCGACTTCGAACAACGCCCGGAATTTTCGCCGTTCTCGTCGCACATACGTCTCTGGCAAGACCGCTTCAATGCACCACCCGGCGAAGCCGACACTGAACTGGCCGTACTGCCTGACCTGGGCAACTGCTTCGAATTCCAGGAAAGGACCCCCGGCGCTTGCCCGGGCCTGAACCACATTCACTGTTTCAGCTACCCGGCAGCACTGAGCTACGGCGCAGTATCCGGCGACATTTCGGCCATCAGCGAAGGCTCGAAGCGTTTGGCCCATGCGCTGGTCGGGCTGCTGTTCAACGATGATATCGCGCTGCATTTCCAGTCCATGCGCGAGTATGCCGAACCGGAATTGCTGGGCGATGAATGGGTGGCCAGCGCGCCGGCCGCCGAAGAGCTACGCCCATGA